The proteins below come from a single Xyrauchen texanus isolate HMW12.3.18 chromosome 1, RBS_HiC_50CHRs, whole genome shotgun sequence genomic window:
- the LOC127626452 gene encoding serine/threonine-protein kinase dst3-like, with the protein MSNSEQKPHDKRRADREAGLFYIVMEYCAEGDLYKRMQTQERNEFTEEQIRDWFVQICLALQCLHKKNILHRDLKPQNVFLTEYGYINLGDFGCSKALKRADQYAQSVVGAELYVSPEVLKQRYTSKSDIWSLGWLLHDLCMLDVWSDILERRFRHITSMRGTPPDISEKYSEELRELIKEMLSCDPNDRPTADEILAKPFLNDAVNRNKNIPEAFTRKFMKSIRTFDQAYNEHYNELQILVSEWAKETDSLEEIHYNTTAGSLSGGVIGAAGGTTALVGLILAPFTLGASLIVTGVGVGVAVAGGVTGAASNITNTVKQKSLRESLQQIEQTYNNASAPIINSLNTLKKLMKTIAKFGVFVSASTFDNVQMSWRVGRSTVACATEIMHLCLLANIGRIGAQAAKIGRAAAAASGVLSGILIIADIAFIVKDSMEIHEMRTKKTTDDPETFKSSVLKSIAQMRKTHKELCSVMDNIKNARQELNEYIEKLEQTQKHTILPIL; encoded by the exons ACAGAGAAGCTGGACTGTTTtatatagtgatggagtattgtgCAGAAGGGGATCTTTACAAGAGGATGcaaacacaggaaagaaatgaGTTCACAGAAGAGCAG ATCCGTGACTGGTTTGTGCAGATTTGTCTGGCTCTGCAGTGTCTCCATAAGAAGAATATTCTTCACAGAGATCTCAAGCCGCAG AATGTTTTTCTGACTGAGTATGGATACATCAATTTAGGTGATTTTGGATGCTCAAAAGCattgaaaag AGCTGATCAATATGCACAATCAGTTGTGGGTGCAGAACTCTATGTCAGCCCAGAAGTTCTGAAACAAAGATACACGTCTAAAAG TGACATCTGGTCTTTGGGATGGTTGCTCCACGATCTGTGCATGCTCGATGTCTGg TCAGATATTCTAGAGCGTCGCTTTCGACATATCACCAGCATGAGAGGAACTCCTCCCGACATCTCAGAGAAGTACTCAGAGGAACTACGAGAATTGATCAAAGAAATGCTCAGCTGCGACCCTAATGACAGACCTACAGCCGATGAGATTTTAGCAAAACCATTCTTAAATGACGCagtaaacagaaataaaaatattccAGAAGCATTTACACGGAAGTTCATGAAGTCCATCCGGACCTTTGATCAGGCCTACAATGAGCACTATAATGAGCTGCAGATCTTAGTCAGTGAATGGGCAAAAGAAACAGATTCACTAGAGGAAATTCATTATAATACCACTGCAGGCAGTCTGTCAGGTGGAGTGATTGGAGCCGCTGGTGGGACCACTGCACTGGTTGGGctaattttggcaccattcactctTGGTGCCTCTTTGATTGTAACAGGTGTGGGTGTTGGTGTAGCAGTTGCAGGTGGGGTAACAGGTGCTGCCTCCAACATTAccaatacagtaaaacaaaaatcaCTCCGTGAGAGCCTTCAACAAATTGAACAGACCTATAACAATGCAAGTGCACCTATTATCAATTcactgaacacactgaaaaaaTTGATGAAAACAATTGCTAAGTTTGGCGTTTTTGTCAGTGCATCAACATTTGATAATGTACAGATGTCATGGAGAGTAGGCAGAAGTACAGTAGCGTGTGCAACAGAAATCATGCATCTATGTCTGTTGGCAAATATCGGCCGAATTGGTGCTCAAGCTGCCAAAATAGGACGAGCGGCAGCAGCAGCTTCAGGTGTGTTAAGTGGTATCTTAATCATAGCTGACATTGCCTTCATAGTTAAAGATTCAATGGAGATTCACGAGATGAGAACTAAGAAAACAACAGATGATCCTGAAACGTTCAAATCCAGTGTACTCAAGTCTATTGCACAGATGAGAAAAACACACAAAGAGCTCTGCAGTGTCATGGACAACATTAAAAATGCAAGACAGGAACTAAATGAGTATATAGAAAAGCTAGAGCAGACACAGAAACACACGATTCTGCCGATACTTTGA